One genomic region from Halococcus qingdaonensis encodes:
- a CDS encoding IS4 family transposase: MRRLTTLFPSEYLEEHAEELGVVERDRDLQIPVLVWSFVFGFAAGESRTLAGFRRSYNSTADETISPGGFYQRLTPTLAAYLRDLVERGLDEVAVPDAVDADIDRFRDVMIADGTVLRLHEFLSEEFQARHEEQAGAKLHLLHNATDQTIEQLDVTDEKTHDSTLFKTGSWLQGRLVLLDLAYFKYRRFALIDENDGYFVSRLKKSANPVITAELREWRGRAIPLEGKQIHNVIDDLSRKYIDVKVEAEFKRGQYEGTRSWDTKRFRVVGVRNEDADDYHLYITNLPREEFLPADLGTLYRCRWEVETLFRELKTQYELDEFDTTNPDVVEILLYAALLSLLVSRDLLDLVTEQADDEIVFPLERWAATFRSHAQLILHELGEYLGYSPPPLLERLIEDAQKIHQQRPILRETLATATQPGCES; this comes from the coding sequence ATGCGTCGGCTCACTACACTGTTTCCCTCCGAGTATCTCGAAGAGCACGCCGAGGAACTCGGCGTGGTCGAACGTGACCGTGACCTTCAGATTCCTGTCCTCGTCTGGTCATTCGTGTTCGGCTTCGCCGCAGGCGAGAGCCGAACACTTGCTGGCTTCCGACGCAGCTACAACTCGACAGCTGACGAAACGATCTCACCCGGCGGCTTCTATCAGCGGTTGACGCCTACGCTCGCCGCGTATCTCCGCGACCTCGTCGAGCGCGGCCTCGACGAGGTCGCTGTTCCCGACGCTGTTGACGCTGATATCGACCGATTCAGAGACGTAATGATCGCTGATGGAACGGTGCTGCGGTTGCACGAGTTTCTCTCTGAAGAGTTCCAAGCCCGTCACGAGGAGCAGGCTGGAGCGAAGCTCCACCTGCTCCACAATGCCACCGACCAGACTATCGAACAGCTCGACGTAACCGACGAGAAAACGCATGACAGCACGTTGTTCAAGACGGGTTCGTGGCTGCAAGGACGGCTCGTTCTGCTCGATCTAGCGTACTTCAAGTACCGCCGCTTTGCGTTGATCGACGAGAACGACGGCTACTTCGTGAGTCGGCTGAAGAAGAGCGCGAATCCGGTGATAACAGCGGAATTACGGGAATGGCGCGGCCGCGCCATTCCCTTAGAAGGCAAGCAGATCCACAACGTGATCGATGATCTCTCGCGGAAGTACATCGACGTAAAAGTCGAAGCGGAGTTCAAGCGAGGTCAGTACGAGGGAACGCGGTCATGGGATACGAAGCGATTCCGCGTCGTCGGCGTCCGCAATGAGGACGCCGACGACTACCACCTGTACATCACGAATCTACCGAGAGAAGAGTTTCTCCCGGCGGATCTAGGGACGCTGTATCGGTGCCGATGGGAGGTCGAGACACTGTTTCGTGAGTTGAAGACGCAGTACGAACTGGACGAGTTCGACACGACCAATCCAGATGTCGTAGAGATTCTGCTGTACGCGGCGTTGCTGTCGCTGTTGGTGAGCCGTGATCTGCTGGATCTGGTCACCGAGCAGGCTGACGACGAGATCGTGTTCCCACTGGAACGCTGGGCGGCGACCTTCCGGTCGCACGCCCAGCTCATCCTCCACGAACTCGGCGAGTACCTGGGCTACTCGCCACCGCCGTTGTTGGAGCGGCTGATCGAAGATGCACAGAAGATCCACCAACAACGACCGATCTTGCGAGAGACGCTCGCTACCGCTACGCAACCGGGGTGTGAGTCCTAA